In Hevea brasiliensis isolate MT/VB/25A 57/8 chromosome 13, ASM3005281v1, whole genome shotgun sequence, a single genomic region encodes these proteins:
- the LOC110669604 gene encoding uncharacterized Rho GTPase-activating protein At5g61530, translating to MPSAGSPQWQEKANVFFSSSGAKLKEAGKSAGTFVGEVAKDAKGNVTDVAERFGSAVKSRWAFLREPATRHVLQEHLITAAATTGMFLRKGMSDTKEKVAVGKTKVEEVAKKTALKSKTILTDIERWQKGVASTDVFGVPIEVTVQRQQSSRLVPHILVKCADYLILSGLNSMYLFKEEGDIRVIQQLFSLYNQDSNASLPEGVNPLDVAALIKYYLASLPEPLTTFELYNGIKSAHSSIHAVKNILKKLPTVNYMTLELITALLLYVSQKSSLNKMDARSLAMEIAPVIMWQKEQKPDSYRQYWSPTSKSPSKKSMAPAPTYSAWDMLSEEGEGTDVSSPIPLDDDGTPVDFGAIEVVQCLIEQHNTIFTDANETVWR from the exons ATGCCTTCCGCTGGCTCTCCACAATGGCAAGAGAAGGCTAatgttttcttttcttcctcaG GAGCAAAGCTCAAAGAAGCTGGGAAATCAGCTGGAACATTTGTGGGAGAAGTTGCTAAGGATGCAAAAGGTAATGTCACTGATGTAGCAGAACGGTTTGGGTCAGCAGTTAAAAGTCGATGGGCATTTCTTCGGGAGCCAGCAACCAGGCATGTTTTGCAGGAACATTTGATAACTGCAGCTGCTACAACTGGCATGTTCTTGAGGAAGGGCATGTCAGATACAAAGGAGAAAGTTGCTGTTGGGAAGACAAAAGTTGAAGAG GTGGCAAAAAAGACCGCTCTAAAGAGTAAGACCATTTTGACTGATATTGAAAGATGGCAAAAG GGAGTTGCGAGCACTGATG TATTTGGAGTTCCAATTGAGGTCACTGTACAACGACAACAGTCCAGCAGGCTTGTTCCCCATATTTTGGTCAAATGTGCAGATTATCTTATATTATCAG GATTAAACTCAATGTACTTGTTTAAAGAGGAAGGAGATATAAGAGTTATTCAGCAATTGTTTTCTTTATACAACCAAG ATTCCAATGCTTCATTGCCAGAAGGTGTGAATCCACTTGATGTGGCAGCTCTGATAAAATATTACCTTGCAAGCCTTCCGGAACCCCTAACAACATTTGAGCTCTACAATGGGATTAAAAGTGCTCATTCTAGCATACATGCAGTGAAAAACATCCTGAAGAAACTTCCTACTGTAAACTATATGACTTTGGAATTAATCACTGCGCTGCTGCTCTATGTCAGCCAGAAGTCATCTCTTAACAAG ATGGATGCGCGAAGCCTTGCCATGGAAATAGCCCCTGTCATTATGTGGCAGAAAGAGCAGAAGCCAGATTCTTACAGGCAATATTGGAGTCCCACATCAAAAAGTCCTTCCAAGAAGAGCATGGCTCCAGCACCTACTTACAGTGCATGGGACATGCTTTCTG AAGAAGGTGAAGGCACGGATGTTTCATCTCCCATTCCCCTGGATGATGATGGTACACCAGTGGATTTTGGCGCTATTGAGGTTGTTCAATGCCTCATAGAACAGCACAATACAATTTTCACGGATGCAAATGAGACGGTTTGGAGGTGA
- the LOC110669602 gene encoding hexose carrier protein HEX6, with amino-acid sequence MAVGLAMQREGGPYNGRITSFVVLSCMVAAMGGLIFGYDIGISGGVTSMEPFLRKFFPEVYTKMKEDTEISNYCKFDSQLLTSFTSSLYVAGLVASFFASSVTRYFGRKPSILAGGAAFLSGSALNGAASNLFMLIFGRVLLGVGVGFANQSVPLYLSEMAPPQYRGAISNGFQLCVGIGVLSANSINFGTEKIEGGWGWRISLAMAAVPAAILTVGAFFLPETPNSLIQRHNDHQKAKAMLQRIRGTTDVQAELEDLTKASSVSIKHPFKNILQRKYRPQLVMAIAIPFFQQVTGINVISFYAPILFRTIGLSESVSLIMSALIAGVVGTAATFISMLIVDKLGRRVMLIFGGVQMLLSQTVIGCVMASELGDHGSIGKGYAYLVLTMICIYVAGFAWSWGPLGWLVPSEIFPLEIRSAGQSIVVAVNFLFTFIIAQTFLAMLCHFKSGIFFFFGGWVAVMTAFVYFLLPETKNKPIELMDRVWKDHWFWKRITGELDENCEPQFA; translated from the exons ATGGCAGTAGGATTAGCCATGCAAAGAGAAGGTGGGCCTTATAATGGCAGGATCACCTCGTTTGTTGTCCTATCCTGTATGGTAGCTGCTATGGGGGGACTTatttttggctatgatattggaATTTCAG GTGGAGTGACCTCTATGGAGCCATTTCTCAGAAAGTTTTTCCCAGAAGTCTACACTAAAATGAAGGAAGATACTGAGATTAGCAACTATTGCAAATTTGATAGCCAACTTCTGACCTCCTTCACATCATCACTTTATGTGGCTGGTCTCGTGGCTTCTTTCTTTGCCTCATCAGTCACTAGATACTTTGGGCGCAAGCCGTCAATCCTTGCAGGAGGTGCTGCATTCCTTTCTGGTTCAGCCCTCAATGGGGCAGCATCAAACCTGTTCATGCTCATATTCGGTCGTGTCCTGCTTGGAGTTGGGGTTGGGTTTGCAAACCAG TCAGTTCCCTTGTACCTCTCTGAAATGGCACCACCACAATACAGAGGAGCAATCAGCAATGGCTTCCAACTCTGTGTTGGAATTGGGGTACTTTCAGCTAACTCTATAAACTTCGGTACTGAAAAGATTGAAGGTGGTTGGGGTTGGCGAATCTCCCTAGCAATGGCAGCAGTTCCAGCTGCGATCCTAACTGTAGGAGCATTTTTCCTTCCGGAAACACCCAACAGCTTAATTCAGCGTCACAACGACCACCAAAAGGCTAAAGCTATGCTACAACGCATACGAGGCACAACTGATGTCCAAGCAGAACTTGAAGATCTCACTAAAGCAAGTTCAGTTTCAATTAAACACCCATTCAAGAACATCCTCCAAAGAAAATATAGGCCACAACTAGTAATGGCAATAGCAATACCATTTTTTCAACAGGTTACAGGCATCAATGTCATTTCTTTTTACGCTCCCATACTATTCAGGACTATTGGCCTAAGCGAAAGTGTTTCCCTGATCATGTCCGCGCTGATAGCTGGGGTTGTAGGTACAGCTGCAACATTTATATCGATGCTCATAGTAGACAAACTCGGTCGAAGGGTAATGCTCATATTTGGGGGTGTACAAATGTTGCTGTCGCAAACTGTGATTGGATGCGTTATGGCATCTGAACTAGGTGATCATGGCAGCATAGGCAAAGGGTATGCTTATTTGGTTTTGACTATGATATGCATATATGTGGCTGGTTTTGCATGGTCATGGGGTCCATTGGGATGGTTAGTTCCTAGCGAGATTTTCCCCTTGGAGATTCGATCCGCAGGGCAAAGTATAGTGGTGGCAGTGAACTTCCTTTTCACTTTCATTATTGCTCAGACCTTTCTGGCTATGCTCTGCCACTTCAAGTCTggtattttcttcttttttggtGGATGGGTTGCAGTGATGACTGCATTTGTGTATTTCCTGTTGCCTGAGACTAAAAACAAGCCCATTGAACTCATGGATAGAGTGTGGAAAGATCATTGGTTTTGGAAGAGAATCACAGGGGAATTGGATGAGAATTGCGAGCCCCAATTTGCCTGA
- the LOC110669580 gene encoding putative expansin-B2 yields MATDKYISLYGLLASYLLVFVGHFKLSFCFSSKNFNLSGRDGIHWSSAGATWYGSPDGAGSDGGSCGYGNAVSEPPFSSLVTGIGPSLYKSGKECGACYQVKCTKHPSCSGKPVRVVITDFCPGGLCASDSAHFDLSFTAFGAMAISSEEDTLRDAGILEIRYARVACDYSGKTIAFHVDQGSNPNYFAVLIEFEEGDGDLASVYLKEASSDEWRPMQQSWGAIWKLDAGVALRPPFSIQLTSRYSGETLAAKDVIPDGWKPGSMYKSVVNFP; encoded by the exons ATGGCTACTGATAAGTACATATCCTTGTATGGTTTGTTAGCTTCATACTTGCTAGTTTTCGTTGGCCACTTTAAGCTCAGCTTTTGCTtcagttccaaaaattttaacctGTCTGGGAGGGATGGTATCCACTGGTCATCTGCCGGAGCTACTTGGTATGGTAGCCCTGACGGTGCTGGAAGTGACG GAGGTTCTTGCGGATATGGGAATGCAGTTTCAGAACCTCCTTTCTCTTCTTTGGTTACCGGAATAGGTCCATCTCTCTACAAGTCGGGCAAGGAATGTGGAGCCTGTTACCAG GTCAAATGTACCAAGCATCCCTCCTGCTCTGGAAAACCAGTTAGAGTGGTGATAACAGATTTTTGCCCAGGAGGTCTCTGTGCATCTGATTCTGCTCATTTTGATCTTAGTTTTACCGCTTTCGGTGCCATGGCAATTTCCAGTGAAGAAGACACTCTTCGCGATGCTGGAATCCTGGAAATTCGATATGCAAG GGTTGCATGTGATTATTCAGGAAAAACCATAGCCTTCCATGttgatcaaggatcaaatcctaaCTACTTTGCTGTCCTAATAGAGTTTGAAGAGGGAGATGGTGATCTTGCTAGCGTTTATCTGAAGGAAGCCTCATCGGATGAATGGAGGCCAATGCAACAATCGTGGGGTGCAATTTGGAAGCTTGATGCAGGAGTAGCATTGCGTCCCCCATTTTCTATCCAATTGACCTCACGATATTCAGGCGAAACGCTAGCGGCAAAGGATGTGATTCCTGATGGATGGAAGCCCGGCTCAATGTATAAATCAGTGGTTAATTTCCCCTAA
- the LOC110669548 gene encoding hexose carrier protein HEX6 isoform X1, which translates to MAVGLAISSEGSQYNGRMTSFVVLSCMMAAMGGVIFGYDIGISGGVTSMESFLKKFFPEVYRKMKEDTEISNYCKFDSQLLTSFTSSLYLAGLVASFFASSVTRAFGRKPSILLGGVAFLAGAALGGAASNVYMLIFGRVLLGVGVGFANQIMLTINIRFFCAPQSVPLYLSEMAPPRYRGAVNNGFQFSVGIGALSANLINYGTQKIKGGWGWRISLAMAAVPASILTLGALFLPETPNSLIQRANNHERAKDMLQRVRGITDVQAEFDDLIKASSISKTIEHPFKNIIRRKYRPQLAMAIAIPFFQQVTGINVIAFYAPILFRTIGLGESASLLSSIVTGVVGTASTFISMLIVDKLGRRALFIFGGVQMFVSQVMVGGIMAAQLGDQGGIGKGYAYIVLILICIYVAGFGWSWGPLGWLVPSEIFPLEIRSAGQSIVVAVSFIFTFIVAQTFLSMLCHLKSGIFFFFGVWVVIMTAFVYLLLPETKNMPIEKMDIVWRDHWFWKRIVGEAVEDSKIEIA; encoded by the exons ATGGCAGTGGGATTGGCCATTTCAAGTGAAGGGAGCCAATACAATGGCAGGATGACTTCCTTCGTTGTTCTATCTTGTATGATGGCTGCCATGGGAGGAGTCATTTTTGGTTACGATATCGGAATTTCAG GTGGCGTGACATCAATGGAATCATTCTTGAAAAAATTCTTCCCGGAAGTGTACAGAAAGATGAAAGAAGACACAGAGATAAGCAATTACTGTAAATTCGATAGCCAACTGCTCACCTCCTTCACATCCTCACTATATCTTGCTGGCCTTGTTGCTTCCTTCTTCGCCTCTTCGGTCACCAGAGCGTTTGGGCGAAAGCCATCAATCCTTTTAGGAGGTGTTGCCTTCCTTGCTGGAGCTGCCCTCGGTGGTGCTGCTTCTAATGTCTACATGTTAATATTTGGTCGTGTCTTGCTTGGGGTTGGTGTTGGTTTTGCGAATCAG ATAATGTTGACAATTAATATACGCTTCTTCTGCGCTCCGCAGTCGGTTCCACTATATCTCTCTGAAATGGCACCACCAAGATATAGAGGGGCAGTGAACAATGGCTTTCAATTTAGTGTTGGCATCGGGGCACTGTCCGCCAACCTCATAAACTATGGGACTCAAAAGATAAAAGGAGGTTGGGGATGGCGAATCTCCCTAGCCATGGCAGCGGTTCCCGCCTCAATCCTAACTCTAGGTGCACTTTTCCTCCCAGAGACACCCAACAGCCTGATTCAGCGTGCCAATAACCATGAAAGGGCCAAAGATATGCTGCAACGGGTTCGAGGCATCACCGATGTCCAAGCAGAATTTGATGATCTCATCAAAGCTAGCTCAATATCAAAGACTATTGAGCACCCATTTAAGAATATTATTAGAAGAAAGTATAGGCCTCAACTAGCAATGGCAATAGCCATTCCATTTTTTCAGCAAGTTACAGGCATCAATGTCATTGCATTTTATGCTCCAATACTTTTCAGGACAATTGGACTAGGTGAAAGTGCATCCCTCTTGTCTTCGATTGTGACAGGGGTTGTGGGTACTGCATCCACATTCATATCAATGCTTATTGTCGATAAACTTGGTAGAAGAGCATTGTTCATATTTGGGGGTGTACAAATGTTTGTGTCACAGGTAATGGTTGGAGGTATTATGGCAGCTCAGCTGGGTGATCAAGGCGGCATAGGCAAAGGGTATGCTTATATAGTTCTGATTTTGATCTGCATTTATGTGGCTGGATTTGGGTGGTCATGGGGTCCTCTGGGATGGTTGGTTCctagtgagattttcccactagAGATTCGATCAGCAGGGCAAAGTATTGTAGTAGCAGTTAGCTTTATCTTCACTTTCATTGTTGCACAAACTTTCCTATCTATGCTTTGTCACTTAAAGTctggaattttcttcttttttgggGTTTGGGTTGTAATTATGACTGCTTTTGTGTACTTATTGCTGCCAGAGACAAAGAATATGCCCATTGAGAAAATGGATATAGTGTGGAGAGACCACTGGTTCTGGAAGAGAATTGTAGGGGAAGCTGTTGAGGACAGTAAAATAGAAATAGCTTGA
- the LOC110669548 gene encoding hexose carrier protein HEX6 isoform X2 — translation MAVGLAISSEGSQYNGRMTSFVVLSCMMAAMGGVIFGYDIGISGGVTSMESFLKKFFPEVYRKMKEDTEISNYCKFDSQLLTSFTSSLYLAGLVASFFASSVTRAFGRKPSILLGGVAFLAGAALGGAASNVYMLIFGRVLLGVGVGFANQSVPLYLSEMAPPRYRGAVNNGFQFSVGIGALSANLINYGTQKIKGGWGWRISLAMAAVPASILTLGALFLPETPNSLIQRANNHERAKDMLQRVRGITDVQAEFDDLIKASSISKTIEHPFKNIIRRKYRPQLAMAIAIPFFQQVTGINVIAFYAPILFRTIGLGESASLLSSIVTGVVGTASTFISMLIVDKLGRRALFIFGGVQMFVSQVMVGGIMAAQLGDQGGIGKGYAYIVLILICIYVAGFGWSWGPLGWLVPSEIFPLEIRSAGQSIVVAVSFIFTFIVAQTFLSMLCHLKSGIFFFFGVWVVIMTAFVYLLLPETKNMPIEKMDIVWRDHWFWKRIVGEAVEDSKIEIA, via the exons ATGGCAGTGGGATTGGCCATTTCAAGTGAAGGGAGCCAATACAATGGCAGGATGACTTCCTTCGTTGTTCTATCTTGTATGATGGCTGCCATGGGAGGAGTCATTTTTGGTTACGATATCGGAATTTCAG GTGGCGTGACATCAATGGAATCATTCTTGAAAAAATTCTTCCCGGAAGTGTACAGAAAGATGAAAGAAGACACAGAGATAAGCAATTACTGTAAATTCGATAGCCAACTGCTCACCTCCTTCACATCCTCACTATATCTTGCTGGCCTTGTTGCTTCCTTCTTCGCCTCTTCGGTCACCAGAGCGTTTGGGCGAAAGCCATCAATCCTTTTAGGAGGTGTTGCCTTCCTTGCTGGAGCTGCCCTCGGTGGTGCTGCTTCTAATGTCTACATGTTAATATTTGGTCGTGTCTTGCTTGGGGTTGGTGTTGGTTTTGCGAATCAG TCGGTTCCACTATATCTCTCTGAAATGGCACCACCAAGATATAGAGGGGCAGTGAACAATGGCTTTCAATTTAGTGTTGGCATCGGGGCACTGTCCGCCAACCTCATAAACTATGGGACTCAAAAGATAAAAGGAGGTTGGGGATGGCGAATCTCCCTAGCCATGGCAGCGGTTCCCGCCTCAATCCTAACTCTAGGTGCACTTTTCCTCCCAGAGACACCCAACAGCCTGATTCAGCGTGCCAATAACCATGAAAGGGCCAAAGATATGCTGCAACGGGTTCGAGGCATCACCGATGTCCAAGCAGAATTTGATGATCTCATCAAAGCTAGCTCAATATCAAAGACTATTGAGCACCCATTTAAGAATATTATTAGAAGAAAGTATAGGCCTCAACTAGCAATGGCAATAGCCATTCCATTTTTTCAGCAAGTTACAGGCATCAATGTCATTGCATTTTATGCTCCAATACTTTTCAGGACAATTGGACTAGGTGAAAGTGCATCCCTCTTGTCTTCGATTGTGACAGGGGTTGTGGGTACTGCATCCACATTCATATCAATGCTTATTGTCGATAAACTTGGTAGAAGAGCATTGTTCATATTTGGGGGTGTACAAATGTTTGTGTCACAGGTAATGGTTGGAGGTATTATGGCAGCTCAGCTGGGTGATCAAGGCGGCATAGGCAAAGGGTATGCTTATATAGTTCTGATTTTGATCTGCATTTATGTGGCTGGATTTGGGTGGTCATGGGGTCCTCTGGGATGGTTGGTTCctagtgagattttcccactagAGATTCGATCAGCAGGGCAAAGTATTGTAGTAGCAGTTAGCTTTATCTTCACTTTCATTGTTGCACAAACTTTCCTATCTATGCTTTGTCACTTAAAGTctggaattttcttcttttttgggGTTTGGGTTGTAATTATGACTGCTTTTGTGTACTTATTGCTGCCAGAGACAAAGAATATGCCCATTGAGAAAATGGATATAGTGTGGAGAGACCACTGGTTCTGGAAGAGAATTGTAGGGGAAGCTGTTGAGGACAGTAAAATAGAAATAGCTTGA
- the LOC110669605 gene encoding probable isoaspartyl peptidase/L-asparaginase 3 isoform X2: MEVGAVAAMRYVKDGIRAARLVMQHTEHTLLVGEQASVFAISMGLPGPTNLSSSDSLEKWTKWKANHCQPNFRKNVVPVDSCGPYHPKGIMDVNEGECSKTNLMGVAEPRSSHIGPHNHDTISMAVIDKMGRVAVGASTNGATYKIPGRVGDGPIAGSSAYADSDVGACGATGDGDIMMRFLPCYQVVESMRLGVEPRIAAKDAISRIARKFPDFVGAVFAVNKSGVHAGACHGWTFQYSVRSPEMDDVEVFTVFP, translated from the exons ATGGAGGTTGGGGCTGTTGCTGCAATGAGATATGTGAAAGATGGCATCAGAGCTGCAAGATTAGTGATGCAGCATACAGAGCACACTTTGCTTGTTGGGGAGCAAGCATCAGTCTTTGCCATTTCAATGGGTCTCCCTGGACCTACAAATCTTAGTTCATCAGATTCCTTGGAGAAATGGACTAAATGGAAAGCAAATCACTGCCAACCGAACTTTCGGAAAAATGTTGTGCCTGTTGATAGCTGTGGCCCTTATCATCCAAAGGGCATAATGGATGTCAATGAGGGGGAATGTTCCAAAACCAACCTGATGGGAGTTGCTGAACCAAGATCATCTCATATTGGTCCTCACAACCATGACACCATATCGATGGCTGTTATTGATAAA ATGGGGCGTGTAGCTGTTGGTGCATCAACTAATGGAGCCACATATAAGATCCCTGGCAG AGTGGGTGATGGACCAATTGCAGGATCTTCAGCATATGCTGACAGTGATGTTGGTGCTTGTGGTGCAACCGGGGATGGTGACATCATGATGCGCTTCCTTCCATG CTATCAGGTTGTGGAGAGTATGAGATTGGGCGTGGAGCCAAGAATTGCTGCCAAGGATGCAATATCTCGGATTGCAAGaaaatttccagattttgtgGGAGCTGTGTTTGCCGTGAATAAGAGTGGCGTGCATGCTGGTGCTTGTCATGGATGGACATTTCAGTACTCGGTGAGGAGTCCAGAAATGGATGATGTGGAGGTTTTCACTGTATTCCCCTGA
- the LOC110669605 gene encoding probable isoaspartyl peptidase/L-asparaginase 3 isoform X1 yields MAIGSLSTTVLFLSTIFYMVLGDDAVGNSGQYPLVVSTWPFIEAVKAAWRAVDGGLSAVDAVVEGCSTCEELRCDGTVGPGGSPDENGETTIDAMVMNGVTMEVGAVAAMRYVKDGIRAARLVMQHTEHTLLVGEQASVFAISMGLPGPTNLSSSDSLEKWTKWKANHCQPNFRKNVVPVDSCGPYHPKGIMDVNEGECSKTNLMGVAEPRSSHIGPHNHDTISMAVIDKMGRVAVGASTNGATYKIPGRVGDGPIAGSSAYADSDVGACGATGDGDIMMRFLPCYQVVESMRLGVEPRIAAKDAISRIARKFPDFVGAVFAVNKSGVHAGACHGWTFQYSVRSPEMDDVEVFTVFP; encoded by the exons ATGGCCATCGGAAGTCTATCCACAACTGTTCTCTTCCTCTCCACCATCTTCTACATG GTATTAGGAGATGATGCGGTTGGGAATTCAGGGCAGTACCCTCTAGTCGTGAGCACCTGGCCCTTCATAGAAGCTGTTAAAGCTGCATGGCGGGCTGTTGATGGTGGGCTTTCTGCCGTGGACGCTGTTGTGGAGGGATGTTCGACTTGTGAGGAGCTCAGATGTGATGGTACAG TAGGACCTGGTGGAAGTCCAGATGAGAATGGAGAAACTACAATTGATGCCATGGTCATGAATGGG GTGACAATGGAGGTTGGGGCTGTTGCTGCAATGAGATATGTGAAAGATGGCATCAGAGCTGCAAGATTAGTGATGCAGCATACAGAGCACACTTTGCTTGTTGGGGAGCAAGCATCAGTCTTTGCCATTTCAATGGGTCTCCCTGGACCTACAAATCTTAGTTCATCAGATTCCTTGGAGAAATGGACTAAATGGAAAGCAAATCACTGCCAACCGAACTTTCGGAAAAATGTTGTGCCTGTTGATAGCTGTGGCCCTTATCATCCAAAGGGCATAATGGATGTCAATGAGGGGGAATGTTCCAAAACCAACCTGATGGGAGTTGCTGAACCAAGATCATCTCATATTGGTCCTCACAACCATGACACCATATCGATGGCTGTTATTGATAAA ATGGGGCGTGTAGCTGTTGGTGCATCAACTAATGGAGCCACATATAAGATCCCTGGCAG AGTGGGTGATGGACCAATTGCAGGATCTTCAGCATATGCTGACAGTGATGTTGGTGCTTGTGGTGCAACCGGGGATGGTGACATCATGATGCGCTTCCTTCCATG CTATCAGGTTGTGGAGAGTATGAGATTGGGCGTGGAGCCAAGAATTGCTGCCAAGGATGCAATATCTCGGATTGCAAGaaaatttccagattttgtgGGAGCTGTGTTTGCCGTGAATAAGAGTGGCGTGCATGCTGGTGCTTGTCATGGATGGACATTTCAGTACTCGGTGAGGAGTCCAGAAATGGATGATGTGGAGGTTTTCACTGTATTCCCCTGA